Proteins encoded within one genomic window of Bacteroidia bacterium:
- a CDS encoding Rrf2 family transcriptional regulator — protein MIFSKSCEYGIRATIYIAQQSMNKKRSSLKSISKEIDSPEAFTAKILQMLTKGGIIDSVRGATGGFQIEQKNSKKIKLIDIIRAIDGDIGEKTCVLGLKVCSEVNPCPVHHKYMHIKKNLLAMLQDTRLLEMSDSINKGLSCLKIN, from the coding sequence ATGATCTTTTCAAAATCTTGCGAGTACGGAATAAGGGCAACTATATACATTGCTCAACAGTCAATGAACAAAAAGCGTTCAAGTCTTAAATCCATCTCAAAAGAAATAGACTCTCCAGAAGCATTCACTGCAAAAATTCTTCAAATGCTAACCAAAGGAGGGATTATTGATTCTGTTAGAGGTGCTACTGGTGGTTTTCAAATAGAGCAAAAAAACAGTAAGAAAATAAAATTGATAGATATTATTCGTGCTATTGATGGAGACATTGGAGAAAAAACTTGCGTACTTGGCTTAAAGGTATGCTCTGAAGTTAATCCATGCCCAGTTCACCATAAATACATGCATATTAAAAAGAATCTGCTTGCAATGTTGCAAGATACGCGCTTATTGGAAATGTCTGATAGTATTAATAAAGGATTAAGTTGTTTGAAAATTAATTAA